Proteins co-encoded in one Kribbella qitaiheensis genomic window:
- a CDS encoding DUF6104 family protein, producing MYFTDRGIEELEGRRGEETVTLAWVAERLREFVDLNPEFETPTERFATWLARLDDEDD from the coding sequence GTGTACTTCACCGACCGAGGGATCGAGGAACTCGAGGGCCGGCGTGGCGAGGAAACCGTCACGCTGGCCTGGGTCGCCGAGCGGCTACGCGAGTTCGTCGACCTGAACCCCGAGTTCGAGACCCCGACGGAACGCTTCGCCACCTGGCTCGCCCGCCTGGACGATGAAGACGACTGA
- a CDS encoding AAA family ATPase, with translation MPFAVHPVRRVAAAEGITVSGAWPHTIPAVRQILLDGLELKPGVTFLVGENGAGKSTLVEAIAIAFGMSPEGGSTGARLTTRASESSLAQDLVLTRGAGSPRWGFFLRAETMHGYYTYLEQNPGPRGDPNFHELSHGEGFLEVLRSRFDSPGLYCLDEPESALSFSSSLALVGVLNELATAGAQVICATHSPIVCSLPGATILEVGDWGIRKAAWRELEIVKNWQAYLEAPERYLRNIL, from the coding sequence ATGCCCTTCGCCGTTCATCCCGTACGCCGGGTTGCCGCGGCGGAGGGCATCACCGTTTCCGGGGCTTGGCCACACACCATCCCGGCAGTCCGACAGATCCTGCTTGACGGACTGGAGCTGAAGCCTGGAGTCACCTTCCTCGTCGGTGAGAACGGCGCCGGCAAGTCCACCCTGGTGGAGGCCATCGCGATCGCCTTCGGGATGTCACCCGAAGGCGGATCCACCGGCGCGCGGCTCACCACCCGCGCATCGGAGTCGTCACTGGCTCAGGACCTGGTGCTCACCCGCGGCGCCGGCTCCCCTCGCTGGGGCTTCTTCCTCCGCGCCGAGACGATGCACGGCTACTACACCTACCTGGAACAGAACCCAGGCCCGCGAGGCGACCCGAACTTCCACGAACTCAGCCACGGCGAAGGCTTCCTCGAAGTACTCCGCAGCCGCTTCGACAGCCCCGGCCTCTACTGCCTGGACGAACCCGAGTCGGCTCTCTCGTTCTCCTCCAGCCTCGCGCTGGTCGGCGTACTGAACGAACTGGCAACCGCCGGCGCCCAGGTCATCTGCGCCACCCACTCCCCCATCGTCTGCTCGTTGCCCGGAGCCACCATCCTCGAAGTCGGCGACTGGGGCATCCGCAAGGCAGCCTGGCGCGAGTTGGAGATCGTCAAGAACTGGCAGGCCTACCTAGAAGCGCCCGAACGCTACCTCCGCAACATCCTCTAG
- a CDS encoding winged helix-turn-helix transcriptional regulator, producing MAEQMKPPSSDNRSVGRAAAVVGERWSLLIVEEAFDGVRRFQDFRSRLGIASNLLSTRLNKLVGAGVLERVTYQEPGGRNRDEYHLTERGTDLRPVLVALLHWADKHLPH from the coding sequence ATGGCTGAACAGATGAAACCGCCCAGCTCCGACAATCGCTCGGTCGGCCGGGCAGCAGCGGTGGTTGGCGAGCGGTGGTCGCTGCTGATCGTCGAGGAGGCGTTCGACGGCGTACGCCGCTTCCAGGACTTCCGTAGCCGACTGGGCATCGCCAGCAACCTGCTGTCGACGCGCCTCAACAAGCTGGTCGGCGCAGGCGTCCTGGAACGGGTTACCTACCAAGAGCCAGGCGGGCGCAACCGGGACGAGTACCACCTGACCGAACGAGGCACCGACTTACGCCCGGTCCTCGTCGCCCTGCTCCACTGGGCCGACAAACACCTGCCTCACTAA
- a CDS encoding ArsR/SmtB family transcription factor yields MTTTPPEPTRAQLESAAGTFAMLSAPVRLHLVSLAAQGEYDVGTLAERAGVSIATASQHLAKLRLAGIITARRDGRRHIYTVDDPHVLNMVDQIFEHIAPDGTLAPDPPLRRRPPHTD; encoded by the coding sequence ATGACGACCACGCCGCCTGAGCCCACCCGGGCGCAGCTCGAATCCGCCGCCGGGACCTTCGCGATGCTGTCCGCCCCCGTGCGGCTGCACCTCGTCTCGCTGGCCGCGCAGGGCGAGTACGACGTGGGCACGCTCGCGGAGCGGGCAGGAGTCAGCATCGCGACCGCGAGCCAGCACCTCGCCAAACTCCGGCTGGCCGGCATCATCACGGCCCGGCGCGACGGCCGCCGCCATATCTACACGGTCGACGACCCGCACGTCCTGAACATGGTCGACCAGATCTTCGAACACATCGCCCCCGACGGCACCCTCGCCCCCGACCCACCCCTCCGCAGGCGCCCGCCCCATACGGACTAG
- a CDS encoding sodium:proton exchanger — protein MFRAVRPVLFLLIAAVPAVALRLTGVHPWAPLAIVVFGLGVVAASFVLAWAAEAAEMDISGGLAIALLAVIAVLPEYAVDLYFAHTAGSKPEFVQYAAANMTGSNRLLLGLGWSSVVLVSLYVASRRSGRSVKALVLDSGYRRELGFLAVAAVVAFIIPVTGEIHLVLGIALLAFFAYYLYRAAASEHDGAPDLVGPAKRIGSLPTTQRRITVVTMFLVAAGVILLSAEPFANSLVEGGHALGIDQFLLVQWLAPLASEAPEFIVALLFAWRGKGGAALGLLISAKVNQWTLLIGSLPIAYGIGGGPAALALDGRQVEEFLLTATQTLLGIAILLTLRVPRWAAWTLLALFAVQFAVPGQTGRYVLSGIYLALAIFAMVRNRHELVPTITAPFRRTRKPAEERTDELVGV, from the coding sequence ATGTTCCGAGCAGTCCGCCCCGTACTTTTCCTGTTGATCGCCGCGGTTCCGGCGGTCGCACTCCGGTTGACCGGCGTGCATCCGTGGGCCCCGCTGGCGATCGTGGTTTTCGGCCTCGGCGTCGTCGCGGCGTCGTTCGTGCTGGCCTGGGCGGCCGAGGCCGCCGAGATGGACATCTCCGGCGGTCTGGCCATCGCCCTGCTGGCCGTGATCGCCGTGCTCCCTGAGTACGCCGTCGACCTGTACTTCGCCCATACGGCCGGCAGCAAGCCGGAGTTCGTGCAGTACGCCGCGGCCAACATGACCGGCTCCAACCGGCTGCTGCTCGGCCTGGGCTGGTCCAGCGTCGTCCTGGTCAGTCTGTACGTCGCCAGTCGGCGCAGCGGGCGTTCTGTGAAGGCACTGGTGCTCGACTCGGGCTACCGGCGCGAATTGGGCTTCCTGGCCGTCGCCGCTGTGGTCGCCTTCATCATCCCCGTGACCGGCGAGATCCACCTGGTGCTGGGCATCGCACTGCTCGCCTTCTTCGCCTACTACCTCTACCGGGCAGCCGCCTCCGAGCACGACGGGGCGCCGGATCTGGTTGGCCCCGCCAAGCGCATCGGAAGCCTGCCGACCACGCAGCGCCGGATCACGGTGGTCACGATGTTCCTGGTAGCTGCCGGAGTGATCCTGCTGTCGGCAGAGCCGTTCGCCAACTCGCTGGTCGAAGGCGGACACGCACTGGGGATCGACCAGTTCCTGCTCGTACAGTGGCTGGCTCCGCTGGCTTCGGAGGCTCCTGAGTTCATCGTGGCGCTGCTGTTCGCCTGGCGGGGCAAGGGCGGCGCCGCACTGGGCCTGCTGATCTCGGCCAAGGTAAACCAGTGGACGCTGCTGATCGGAAGCCTTCCGATCGCCTACGGGATCGGCGGTGGGCCGGCTGCGCTCGCACTGGACGGCAGGCAGGTAGAGGAGTTCCTGCTGACCGCTACGCAGACACTGCTCGGGATCGCGATCCTGCTGACGCTGCGCGTGCCCCGGTGGGCTGCCTGGACGCTGCTGGCTCTGTTCGCCGTGCAGTTCGCCGTACCGGGTCAAACCGGTCGCTACGTCCTCAGTGGCATCTACCTGGCACTGGCGATCTTCGCGATGGTCCGGAACCGGCACGAGCTGGTCCCGACCATCACGGCGCCCTTCCGGCGTACGAGGAAGCCCGCCGAGGAACGCACCGACGAGCTTGTCGGCGTCTAG
- a CDS encoding WhiB family transcriptional regulator translates to MRPTLTVIADPADRWMTKAACVGQAPAYDESASQWEQRKAQAVCLTSCPVLDECREWARRTKFTGTAAGEKFLYGRRRGRPGPAERRRTPVVEAEQQAS, encoded by the coding sequence ATGAGGCCGACCTTGACGGTGATCGCCGACCCCGCCGACCGCTGGATGACGAAGGCTGCGTGCGTCGGCCAGGCGCCGGCGTACGACGAGAGCGCAAGCCAGTGGGAGCAGCGCAAGGCCCAAGCGGTCTGCCTCACCTCCTGCCCGGTGCTCGACGAGTGCCGCGAGTGGGCACGCCGGACCAAGTTCACCGGCACGGCAGCGGGCGAGAAGTTCCTGTACGGGCGCCGCCGTGGCCGTCCGGGCCCGGCTGAGCGCCGCCGTACACCCGTCGTCGAAGCGGAACAGCAGGCTAGCTAG
- a CDS encoding GNAT family N-acetyltransferase gives MAIEIRRAVVADAEAAAWSHLLCWREAYDGTVDPVLLAQHTSDIDRRVQRWAAALGAGYERWLAVNPDPAAALQDRVIGFASAGPSRDDDAPVPLELFMVYVRAQWWGSGLGYRLLDVAIGKEPASLWVLEANERARAFYRRQGFAEDGTKVDEPFFGVPEIRMVRPAP, from the coding sequence GTGGCGATCGAGATCCGCCGCGCGGTGGTCGCGGACGCGGAGGCGGCTGCCTGGAGCCACTTGCTGTGCTGGCGAGAGGCGTACGACGGCACGGTCGACCCGGTGCTGCTGGCCCAGCACACCAGCGATATCGATCGCCGCGTGCAACGCTGGGCCGCCGCCCTTGGAGCAGGTTACGAGCGCTGGCTAGCCGTCAACCCCGACCCGGCGGCCGCGCTACAGGACCGGGTGATCGGGTTCGCCTCGGCCGGGCCGTCACGAGACGACGATGCGCCGGTGCCGCTGGAGCTGTTCATGGTCTACGTCCGTGCGCAGTGGTGGGGCAGCGGCCTCGGGTACCGGCTGCTCGATGTTGCCATCGGCAAGGAACCGGCCAGTCTCTGGGTGCTGGAGGCCAACGAGCGGGCCCGCGCTTTCTATCGCCGCCAGGGTTTCGCCGAGGACGGCACCAAGGTCGACGAGCCGTTCTTCGGTGTACCGGAGATCCGGATGGTCCGGCCGGCGCCGTAG
- a CDS encoding zinc-binding dehydrogenase, with the protein MLAAYAARLSAEDPLSALEVGERPEPVGEDGWVTVEVKASALNHHDLWSLKGVGLPEKNLPMILGCDAAGTDPDGNEVVVHAVISDPSWHGDETLDPKRSLLSERYQGTLAEKVVVPARNVVPKPAGLSFEQAACLPTAWLTAYRMLFTQSDLKPGDTVLVQGAGGGVASSLITLARAAGIRVWATSRDEGKRSKALEIGAHDVFESGARLPERVDAVMETVGEATWSHSLKSLKQGGTVVISGATSGQAPKSAELNRIFFLQLRVQGSTMGTRTELAELVQFMANAGISPHIDSTFALADARKGFAKLHEGDVFGKIVFTV; encoded by the coding sequence ATGCTTGCTGCCTACGCTGCCAGGTTGAGTGCTGAGGATCCGTTGTCGGCGTTGGAGGTGGGGGAGCGGCCGGAGCCGGTGGGGGAAGACGGGTGGGTGACCGTTGAGGTGAAGGCGTCGGCGTTGAACCATCACGATCTGTGGTCGTTGAAGGGGGTCGGGCTGCCGGAGAAGAATCTGCCGATGATTCTCGGCTGCGATGCCGCCGGGACCGATCCGGACGGCAACGAGGTGGTTGTGCATGCCGTCATCTCGGATCCGTCGTGGCATGGGGACGAGACGCTTGATCCGAAGCGGTCGTTGCTGAGTGAGCGGTATCAGGGGACGTTGGCCGAGAAGGTCGTCGTACCGGCGCGCAACGTCGTACCGAAGCCGGCTGGGTTGAGCTTCGAGCAGGCGGCTTGCCTGCCGACCGCCTGGCTTACGGCGTACCGGATGTTGTTCACCCAGTCTGACCTGAAGCCAGGCGACACCGTACTGGTGCAGGGTGCCGGCGGCGGTGTCGCGAGCTCGCTGATCACGCTGGCGCGCGCGGCCGGGATCCGGGTCTGGGCGACCAGCCGGGACGAGGGCAAGCGGTCGAAAGCGCTGGAGATCGGCGCCCACGACGTCTTCGAGTCGGGCGCGCGGTTGCCCGAACGCGTCGACGCGGTGATGGAGACCGTCGGCGAGGCCACCTGGTCGCATTCGCTGAAATCGCTCAAGCAGGGCGGCACGGTGGTGATCTCGGGCGCGACCAGCGGGCAGGCGCCGAAGTCCGCCGAGCTGAACCGGATCTTCTTCCTCCAGTTGCGGGTCCAGGGTTCCACGATGGGCACCCGGACCGAGCTGGCCGAACTCGTCCAGTTCATGGCGAACGCCGGCATCTCACCGCACATCGACAGCACCTTCGCCCTGGCCGACGCCCGCAAGGGTTTCGCCAAACTGCACGAGGGTGACGTCTTCGGCAAGATCGTCTTCACGGTCTGA
- a CDS encoding ABC transporter substrate-binding protein, producing MNIVPTLRKPRATVAVAAVAVLALALGACGKDSGSGGSEDKAKAAGITLVKPGKLTVCTHLSYKPFEYKDGTKVVGFDVDLLDLVAKDLGVEEEVISIEWAQVTSGAAYQAKKCDMGMGAMTITPSRQAAIGITEPYMDASQVLLVKSDASYKSLEDLKGKKIGVQADTTGKDYATAAAKKIGFEVVVFNDLALQTNSVKSGRVDAAINDNGALYNFVTANPDTKVATEFDTGEKYGFAAKKDDPSGQKLISKFNELLTKAKSDGTYNTIYKKWFGIEPKK from the coding sequence ATGAACATCGTCCCCACCCTCCGCAAACCCCGCGCGACCGTCGCCGTCGCCGCGGTCGCCGTCCTCGCACTCGCCCTCGGCGCGTGCGGCAAAGACTCCGGCAGCGGCGGAAGCGAGGACAAGGCCAAAGCGGCCGGCATCACGCTGGTCAAGCCGGGCAAGTTGACCGTCTGCACGCACCTGTCGTACAAGCCGTTCGAGTACAAGGACGGCACCAAGGTCGTCGGGTTCGACGTCGACCTGCTCGATCTGGTCGCCAAGGATCTCGGCGTGGAGGAGGAGGTGATCAGCATCGAGTGGGCCCAGGTCACCTCCGGTGCCGCGTACCAGGCCAAGAAGTGCGACATGGGCATGGGCGCGATGACGATCACCCCGTCGCGGCAGGCCGCCATCGGCATCACCGAGCCGTACATGGACGCGTCCCAGGTGCTGTTGGTGAAGTCGGACGCCAGCTACAAGTCCCTCGAGGACCTGAAGGGCAAGAAGATCGGTGTCCAGGCGGACACCACCGGTAAGGACTACGCCACCGCGGCGGCGAAGAAGATCGGCTTCGAGGTCGTCGTCTTCAACGACCTCGCGCTGCAGACCAACAGCGTCAAATCCGGCCGGGTCGATGCCGCCATCAACGACAACGGCGCGCTCTACAACTTCGTCACCGCCAACCCGGACACCAAGGTGGCCACCGAGTTCGACACCGGTGAGAAGTACGGCTTCGCGGCCAAGAAGGACGACCCGAGCGGCCAGAAGCTGATCAGCAAGTTCAACGAGCTGCTGACCAAGGCGAAGTCCGACGGAACGTACAACACGATCTACAAGAAGTGGTTCGGGATCGAGCCGAAGAAGTGA
- a CDS encoding amino acid ABC transporter permease, which produces MTDATTGLTERRKGLSPRQRAQRSRAIQYAILVVIVLVAAFTADWGQIASVFFKPALIKSAFQEGLPTAFLKTIEYTIGAFVIGLLGGTLLALMRLSSVGPYRWIATVYIEFFRGLPAIVVFVAFSLLPLAFANLVIPFDPYGTVWLALGIVSAAYMAEVIRAGIQAVPKGQLEAARSLGMPLGVATRKIVLPQAFRIVLPPLANDLILLVKDSSLVFIIGTSAAAFELTGFGRDLANTASNLTPLVTAGFCYLIITLPLGLLVRRLEAKAARAR; this is translated from the coding sequence GTGACCGACGCCACTACCGGTCTCACCGAACGACGGAAGGGGCTGAGCCCGCGGCAACGGGCTCAGCGGTCCCGCGCGATCCAGTACGCGATCCTGGTCGTGATCGTGCTGGTCGCCGCGTTCACCGCGGACTGGGGCCAGATCGCGAGCGTCTTCTTCAAACCGGCCCTGATCAAGTCGGCGTTCCAGGAGGGTCTGCCGACGGCATTCCTCAAGACCATCGAATACACGATCGGTGCCTTCGTCATCGGTCTGCTCGGCGGCACCCTGCTCGCTCTGATGCGGCTGAGTTCGGTCGGGCCGTACCGGTGGATCGCCACCGTCTACATCGAGTTCTTCCGCGGGCTGCCCGCGATCGTGGTGTTCGTCGCGTTCAGCCTGCTGCCGCTGGCCTTCGCCAACCTGGTGATCCCCTTCGACCCGTACGGAACCGTGTGGCTGGCCCTCGGCATCGTCTCCGCGGCGTACATGGCGGAAGTGATCAGGGCAGGTATCCAGGCGGTCCCCAAGGGACAGCTCGAGGCGGCCCGGTCGCTCGGGATGCCACTCGGGGTCGCGACCCGCAAGATCGTGCTGCCGCAGGCGTTCCGGATCGTGCTGCCGCCGCTGGCAAACGACCTGATCCTGCTGGTCAAGGACTCGTCGCTGGTCTTCATCATCGGTACCTCGGCGGCCGCCTTCGAGCTCACCGGCTTCGGCCGCGACCTGGCCAACACCGCGTCCAACCTGACCCCGCTGGTGACCGCGGGCTTCTGCTACCTGATCATCACCCTGCCGCTGGGCCTGCTGGTCCGCCGGCTGGAGGCCAAGGCTGCGAGGGCACGCTGA
- a CDS encoding amino acid ABC transporter ATP-binding protein: protein MTELIEIKNLHKSFGSNHVLRGIDFTVSEGEVVCVIGPSGSGKSTLLRCVNLLDQPQQGQVFVRGEDITDRDCHLDDARKHIGMVFQQFNLFPHLSVLGNCTIAQTTVLKRSAAEAEKVARANLDRVGLNDKVTAYPAQLSGGQQQRVAIARALSMDPAVMLFDEPTSALDPELVGDVLTVMRKLALDGMTMLVVTHEMAFAREVADRVVFMDGGVIVEQGPPAEVIGNPAQERTRVFLKRVLDPTHVEPT, encoded by the coding sequence ATGACCGAACTCATCGAGATCAAGAACCTGCACAAGTCGTTCGGCAGCAACCACGTCCTGCGTGGGATCGACTTCACCGTCTCCGAGGGTGAGGTCGTCTGTGTGATCGGGCCTTCGGGTTCGGGCAAATCGACGCTGCTGCGCTGTGTGAACCTGCTGGACCAGCCTCAGCAGGGCCAGGTCTTCGTCCGCGGCGAGGACATCACCGACCGGGACTGCCACCTCGACGATGCCCGCAAGCACATCGGCATGGTCTTCCAGCAGTTCAACCTGTTCCCGCACCTGTCCGTACTGGGCAATTGCACGATCGCCCAGACGACCGTCCTGAAGCGCAGCGCGGCCGAGGCCGAGAAGGTGGCCAGGGCCAATCTGGACCGGGTCGGCCTGAACGACAAGGTGACCGCCTACCCGGCCCAGCTGTCCGGTGGGCAGCAGCAGCGGGTGGCGATCGCACGGGCGCTGTCGATGGATCCGGCGGTGATGCTCTTCGACGAGCCCACCTCCGCGCTCGACCCCGAGCTGGTCGGCGACGTCCTGACGGTGATGCGCAAGCTCGCCCTGGACGGTATGACGATGCTCGTCGTCACCCACGAGATGGCCTTCGCCCGTGAGGTGGCCGACCGGGTCGTGTTCATGGACGGCGGCGTGATCGTCGAGCAGGGCCCACCGGCCGAGGTGATCGGCAACCCGGCCCAGGAACGCACCCGTGTCTTCCTGAAGCGTGTGCTCGATCCCACTCACGTCGAGCCGACCTGA
- a CDS encoding ABC transporter substrate-binding protein: MFPLRTTLAICGVLVLSAAGCGSDTLSGGSSPSNPAPATTPTASASIDAELAAALPAKIKTAGKIVVGVDATYPPNEFLQGGKTVAGMDVDLFNAVAAKFGVKVDWQPSAFDSIITGVQGGKYDMGISSFTINDKRKQQVNMVSYFSAGTQWATAAGNPKGIDPNNACGKNIAVQKGTTQLEDDIPVRQQKCTAAGKPKINLLVREKQDQATADVATGKADAMLADSPVVLYAAKQSQGKVVPLGDIYDAAPYGYVVPKAETAFAQAIAKALTALAADGGYKAALSQWGNESGAITTFAVNP; this comes from the coding sequence ATGTTTCCCCTACGTACGACGCTCGCGATCTGCGGCGTCTTGGTTCTCTCGGCCGCCGGCTGCGGCTCGGACACCCTCTCCGGCGGCAGTTCGCCGTCGAACCCGGCTCCGGCCACGACGCCGACCGCGTCGGCTTCGATCGACGCCGAGCTGGCCGCCGCGCTGCCGGCGAAGATCAAGACCGCCGGGAAGATCGTGGTCGGCGTCGACGCGACGTACCCGCCGAACGAGTTCCTCCAGGGCGGCAAGACCGTAGCCGGGATGGACGTCGACCTGTTCAACGCCGTCGCGGCCAAGTTCGGCGTCAAGGTCGACTGGCAGCCGTCCGCGTTCGACTCGATCATCACCGGTGTCCAGGGTGGCAAGTACGACATGGGTATCTCGTCGTTCACCATCAACGACAAGCGCAAGCAGCAGGTCAACATGGTCAGCTACTTCAGCGCCGGCACCCAGTGGGCCACCGCCGCCGGCAACCCGAAGGGCATCGACCCGAACAACGCCTGCGGCAAGAACATCGCCGTCCAGAAGGGCACCACGCAGCTCGAGGACGACATCCCGGTCCGGCAGCAGAAGTGCACCGCGGCGGGCAAGCCGAAGATCAACCTGCTGGTCCGGGAGAAGCAGGACCAGGCGACCGCCGATGTGGCGACCGGCAAGGCCGACGCGATGCTGGCCGACTCCCCCGTCGTCCTGTACGCCGCCAAGCAGTCCCAGGGCAAGGTCGTTCCGCTCGGTGACATCTACGACGCCGCGCCGTACGGGTACGTCGTGCCGAAGGCAGAGACCGCGTTCGCCCAGGCGATCGCCAAGGCTCTGACCGCACTCGCCGCCGACGGCGGCTACAAGGCCGCGCTGAGCCAGTGGGGCAACGAGTCGGGCGCGATCACCACCTTCGCGGTCAACCCCTGA
- a CDS encoding amino acid ABC transporter ATP-binding protein produces MSTESLPGPLVRAVNVTKSFHHTEVLKGIDLAVDRGQVVCLLGPSGSGKTTFLRCVNQLEDIDGGRIWVDGDLAGYAERDGKLYRLTDKAIAAQRREIGMVFQRFNLFPHMTALENVAEAPVQVKRESKKAARERGRELLARVGLGDRCEAYPAQLSGGQQQRVAIARALAMRPKLMLFDEPTSALDPELVGEVLAVIKELARDGMTMIVVTHEMSFAREVADTVVFMDGGVVVEAGPPAQVIGDPQHQRTKTFLTRLRSEQHNS; encoded by the coding sequence ATGAGCACGGAATCCCTACCGGGGCCGCTGGTCCGGGCGGTCAACGTCACCAAGTCCTTCCATCACACCGAGGTGCTCAAGGGCATCGATCTGGCGGTCGACCGGGGCCAGGTGGTCTGCCTGCTCGGTCCGTCCGGCTCCGGCAAGACCACCTTCCTGCGCTGCGTCAACCAACTCGAGGACATCGACGGCGGCCGGATCTGGGTCGACGGCGACCTGGCCGGGTACGCCGAGCGCGACGGCAAGCTGTACCGCCTGACCGACAAAGCGATCGCGGCCCAGCGGCGCGAGATCGGGATGGTCTTCCAGCGGTTCAACCTGTTCCCGCACATGACCGCGCTGGAGAACGTGGCCGAGGCCCCGGTCCAGGTCAAGCGGGAGTCGAAGAAGGCCGCCCGGGAACGCGGCCGGGAGCTGCTCGCGCGGGTCGGCCTCGGCGACCGCTGCGAGGCGTACCCGGCCCAGCTGTCCGGCGGCCAGCAGCAGCGGGTGGCGATCGCCCGGGCGCTGGCGATGCGGCCGAAGCTGATGTTGTTCGACGAGCCCACCTCCGCGCTGGACCCCGAACTGGTCGGCGAAGTGCTGGCCGTGATCAAGGAACTGGCCCGGGACGGGATGACGATGATCGTGGTAACGCACGAGATGTCGTTCGCCCGGGAGGTCGCCGACACGGTGGTCTTCATGGACGGCGGGGTGGTGGTCGAGGCCGGTCCACCGGCCCAGGTGATCGGCGACCCGCAGCACCAGCGCACGAAGACGTTCCTGACCAGGTTACGGTCGGAGCAGCACAACTCGTAG
- a CDS encoding ATP-binding protein produces MSSTGRPAEVRLSIPADGAYIAVPRSVVGNLAARNNFTVDEIDDLRIAVDEACALLLPQATDGVLECVFEIDPPLMRVTTSAAVPSGWKPDTGSFGWTVLTALVESVAAETVDGRLTITVTSSATAAEKA; encoded by the coding sequence GTGAGCAGCACCGGACGACCCGCCGAGGTCCGCCTCAGCATCCCCGCCGACGGCGCCTACATCGCCGTACCGCGGTCGGTGGTAGGCAACCTGGCGGCCCGCAACAACTTCACCGTGGACGAGATCGACGATCTGCGGATCGCCGTCGACGAGGCCTGCGCCCTGCTGCTCCCGCAGGCCACCGACGGCGTACTGGAGTGCGTTTTCGAGATCGACCCGCCGCTGATGCGGGTCACCACGTCAGCGGCCGTCCCGAGCGGCTGGAAGCCGGACACCGGCTCGTTCGGCTGGACCGTGCTGACCGCGCTGGTGGAGTCTGTCGCGGCCGAGACCGTCGACGGGCGGCTGACGATCACGGTCACCTCTTCCGCTACGGCGGCGGAGAAGGCGTGA